The Hypanus sabinus isolate sHypSab1 chromosome 3, sHypSab1.hap1, whole genome shotgun sequence genome contains a region encoding:
- the LOC132391849 gene encoding sialic acid synthase-like — MPLEFELCPGRPIGGPHPCFIIAEIGQNHQGDIEIAKKMIRMAKECGADCAKFQKSELEYKFNKAALERPYTSQHSWGATYGDHKRYLEFSHEQYRELSKFAQEIGIFFTASGMDEMAVEFLHELNVPFLKVASLDTNNFPYLEKAAKKGCPMVISSGMQSMEIMRKVYQTMKTTSTKFCFLQCTSAYPLEPEDVNLRVITEYQKEFPDIPIGYSGHETGIAISIAAVAMGAKVLERHVTLDKTLKGNDHQASLEPDELRELVRSIRTVEKAFGSPLKQFLPCETVCHSKLGKSVVAKVNIPAGTVLTMDMMTVKVAVPKGVEPSDIFNLVGKKVTANIGADETITEDVIGKHNS; from the exons ATGCCGCTGGAGTTCGAGCTCTGCCCCGGGCGCCCCATCGGCGGTCCCCACCCCTGCTTCATCATCGCCGAGATCGGCCAGAACCACCAGGGCGACATAGAGATCGCCAAGAAGATGATCCGCATGGCCAAG GAATGCGGGGCAGATTGTGCTAAGTTCCAAAAGAGTGAGCTGGAGTACAAATTTAACAAGGCAGCTTTGGAGAGACCTTACACATCCCAGCACTCCTGGGGTGCCACGTATGGTGATCATAAACGCTACCTGGAGTTCAGTCATGAACAATATAGGGAGCTGTCAAAGTTTGCACAAGAAATTGGTATCTTTTTCACAGCGTCTGGCATGGATGAG aTGGCAGTAGAATTTCTTCATGAACTGAATGTGCCTTTCTTAAAAGTTGCCTCTTTGGACACCAATAATTTTCCATATTTGGAGAAAGCTGCTAAGAAAG GGTGTCCAATGGTCATCTCCAGTGGGATGCAAAGCATGGAAATAATGAGGAAAGTTTACCAAACCATGAAGACCACCAGCACCAAGTTCTGCTTCCTCCAGTGCACCAGTGCCTATCCGCTGGAACCTGAAGATGTTAACCTGCGTGTTATCACA GAATACCAAAAAGAGTTTCCAGACATTCCTATTGGATACTCAGGGCATGAGACTGGAATAGCTATAAGCATAGCAGCAGTTGCTATGGGAGCCAAAGTCCTGGAGCGTCATGTGACCCTGGACAAAACCTTGAAGGGTAATGACCACCAGGCTTCCCTGGAGCCAGATGAGCTGCGAGAACTGGTCCGCTCGATCCGCACGGTGGAGAAGGCGTTTGGCTCTCCCCTCAAACAGTTTTTGCCTTGTGAGACGGTCTGCCATAGCAAG CTGGGGAAGTCGGTTGTAGCCAAGGTGAATATTCCAGCAGGAACAGTCCTGACCATGGACATGATGACTGTAAAGGTCGCAGTCCCGAAAGGTGTTGAACCAAGCGACATCTTTAACCTGGTGGGAAAGAAAGTCACAGCAAACATAGGAGCAGATGAAACAATCACTGAGGACGTGATCGGAAAGCACAACTCTTAA